From Neobacillus sp. PS2-9, the proteins below share one genomic window:
- a CDS encoding YqzH family protein, with protein MEKKLIKKMILNCLKQYYSTESMPIGEKDLEDLINRILLVKEEEPKADLHEIINDTVYEFLTG; from the coding sequence GTGGAAAAAAAGCTGATAAAAAAAATGATCTTAAACTGTCTGAAACAGTATTATTCAACTGAATCCATGCCTATTGGCGAAAAAGATTTAGAGGATCTGATCAATAGGATTTTGCTTGTAAAAGAAGAAGAACCAAAAGCAGATTTACATGAAATCATAAATGACACAGTTTATGAGTTCTTAACTGGGTGA
- a CDS encoding YolD-like family protein, giving the protein MIRDRGRIKWTSMMLPEHVKLLRDWVKEDGFEQKREMDEQQLELMNETLSEAIEFDQFVTVTHYRNRNYEIVIGKIHYWDELLQRLHIVDRFEEIHRIPIMNIADIRLTDL; this is encoded by the coding sequence ATGATTCGCGACCGTGGGAGGATCAAGTGGACGTCGATGATGCTTCCTGAGCATGTGAAATTGCTTAGGGATTGGGTGAAGGAAGATGGATTTGAACAAAAAAGGGAAATGGATGAACAGCAGCTTGAGCTCATGAATGAGACCCTTTCGGAAGCAATCGAGTTTGATCAGTTCGTTACCGTTACTCACTATCGGAATCGAAACTATGAAATTGTCATTGGAAAAATCCATTACTGGGATGAACTGCTGCAAAGACTTCATATCGTTGACCGCTTTGAAGAGATACATCGCATTCCCATAATGAATATTGCCGATATCAGACTGACGGATTTGTGA
- a CDS encoding SDR family oxidoreductase, which yields MGRELLKEKNIVITGASGGIGAEIAKLCAARGANLVLLARSLDKLQQLQSDLQQKYHVSVDVFQLDVSDTKQVEEVFKQIFDTIGQIDILVNNAGFGIFREAHKATMAEIKGMFDVNVLGLMACTNMVLPKMRERRSGHIINIASQAGKIATPKSSVYSATKHAVLGYTNALRMELADYNVLVTAVNPGPIATNFFDIADEQGTYVKNVQRYMLQPEYVASKVVDSMLTKTREINLPRWMNMGSVVYVLFPRLFERLGKRAFNSK from the coding sequence GTGGGAAGAGAACTACTAAAAGAAAAAAATATTGTGATTACCGGTGCATCGGGAGGAATCGGTGCAGAAATCGCTAAGCTTTGTGCGGCACGTGGTGCCAACCTTGTATTACTGGCAAGAAGTTTAGATAAGCTCCAGCAACTTCAATCGGATTTGCAGCAAAAATACCATGTTAGTGTGGATGTTTTCCAACTTGATGTATCTGACACAAAGCAGGTGGAGGAGGTCTTTAAACAGATCTTTGATACAATTGGCCAGATAGATATCCTTGTCAATAATGCAGGCTTCGGCATTTTTCGTGAAGCGCATAAAGCAACAATGGCTGAAATCAAGGGTATGTTTGATGTGAATGTACTGGGGCTGATGGCGTGCACGAACATGGTACTGCCGAAAATGCGGGAGAGGCGCTCCGGTCATATTATCAACATTGCCTCGCAGGCAGGGAAGATTGCTACACCAAAATCAAGTGTATATTCAGCTACTAAGCATGCCGTTCTCGGCTATACGAATGCACTAAGAATGGAACTTGCGGATTACAATGTGCTCGTAACAGCCGTTAATCCAGGGCCAATCGCTACTAATTTTTTTGACATTGCAGATGAACAAGGCACATATGTAAAAAATGTACAGCGCTACATGCTTCAGCCTGAATATGTGGCAAGTAAGGTCGTTGACAGCATGCTAACGAAAACAAGAGAAATCAATTTGCCACGGTGGATGAACATGGGAAGCGTGGTTTATGTTCTTTTTCCACGGTTGTTTGAGCGTCTTGGCAAGCGTGCATTTAACTCAAAATAA
- a CDS encoding UV damage repair protein UvrX — protein MVDYSTLPQNKILCVDMKSFYASCSAVMLGLDPLDCYLAVCGNKERQGSIVLAASPRLKKEFGIKTGTRMFEIPNDPRIQIVEPKMATYLRISTEISRVFNRYVPKEAIHTYSVDESFIKVDGADHLWGDAHTIAQKIKDDIEREFQLPCAVGIGPNMLMAKLCLDLDAKKKGVTEWTYEDVQTKLWKVSPLREMWGIGRRVEKTLNSMGIFTVGQLARYDLEKLEKKFGIMGNQLYYHAWGVDLSDLGAPIIQGQISFGKSQILLRDYKEEEEIKAVMLEICEEVARRARTHRKAGRTISLGVGYSQDEFGGGFHRSRTIHHPTNVTMELYRICLELFHEHYSGKTVRQISIAISNIVDDRELQLDLFDMGAYKRRELGYVVDAVRRRFGAGSLLRAVSYTAAGTAKHRATLVGGHKM, from the coding sequence ATGGTCGATTACAGTACGCTGCCGCAAAATAAAATTTTATGTGTGGACATGAAAAGCTTTTATGCAAGCTGCTCAGCTGTCATGCTTGGCCTCGACCCTTTGGATTGCTATTTAGCTGTTTGTGGTAACAAGGAACGTCAAGGGAGTATAGTACTTGCTGCTTCGCCGCGATTGAAAAAAGAATTTGGGATTAAAACGGGAACGCGAATGTTTGAAATTCCAAATGATCCAAGAATCCAAATTGTTGAGCCCAAGATGGCAACCTATTTACGTATTTCTACAGAAATTTCGCGCGTGTTTAACCGCTATGTACCAAAAGAGGCCATCCATACGTATAGCGTCGATGAAAGTTTCATTAAAGTCGATGGGGCTGATCATTTATGGGGAGATGCTCATACCATTGCTCAAAAAATAAAAGATGATATTGAGCGGGAATTTCAGCTGCCCTGTGCAGTGGGGATTGGCCCCAATATGTTAATGGCAAAGCTTTGTCTTGATCTTGATGCAAAGAAAAAAGGCGTGACAGAGTGGACATATGAGGACGTCCAAACAAAGCTTTGGAAGGTATCACCACTTAGAGAAATGTGGGGTATTGGCAGACGTGTGGAAAAAACATTAAATAGTATGGGGATTTTTACTGTCGGTCAGCTGGCCCGCTATGATTTAGAAAAGCTGGAAAAGAAATTCGGAATTATGGGAAATCAGTTATATTATCATGCCTGGGGAGTCGACCTCTCTGATTTGGGAGCACCCATTATCCAAGGGCAAATTAGCTTCGGAAAAAGCCAAATTCTCTTAAGAGATTATAAAGAGGAAGAGGAGATTAAGGCTGTCATGTTAGAAATATGTGAAGAGGTGGCACGAAGAGCAAGAACACATCGAAAGGCAGGGAGAACGATTAGCCTTGGAGTAGGATACAGTCAAGATGAATTTGGCGGCGGTTTTCATCGTTCAAGAACCATTCATCATCCCACAAATGTAACGATGGAGCTTTACCGTATCTGTCTGGAATTATTTCACGAGCATTATTCAGGAAAGACAGTACGGCAAATTTCTATTGCTATCAGCAACATTGTTGATGACCGTGAGCTGCAGCTTGATCTTTTTGACATGGGTGCCTATAAGAGACGAGAGCTTGGCTATGTGGTTGATGCTGTCCGGAGACGCTTCGGTGCAGGCTCTCTGTTGCGCGCAGTTTCTTATACAGCTGCAGGAACCGCCAAGCATCGTGCCACATTGGTTGGGGGACATAAAATGTAA